CCCAGGTATCGGTAAATCTTTCAGATATGAGCAATGAAGAAGTCGAATTCATGCGTAAGAAGCTCGAATCAACATATATTCAGGAAAGAAATAAAATAATTGGCTCTAATGTAGTTAAAGTTGAAAATCTCAGAAAAACTGTTAAAATTGCAGATAGTAAAATTCGTAGAAGAATTTTTAATAAAACTGATAAGGGTTTTGCTAAACTATTAAAAGAGGCTTATGTTAAATTGTACGATTTTATTCAAATCAATCTTGATAAATTAAGACTTAAACTTCTTGGGCTGGATTATTAATCTTAAAATTGAGGTGAATTAGCTTTATGAGTTTAGCACCAATAGCTTTATTCGTATATAACAGGCTTGAACATTTAGAAAAAACTATTAATGCTTTACAGAACAACATTTTAGCATTAGATAGTGAACTTTATATATTTTCTGATGGTGCTAAGGATGAAAAATCATCAGAACAAGTCAATAAAATAAGAAAATACATTAAAACTATATCTGAATTTAAGAAAATTATAGTCATAGAAAGAGAAAAAAACCTGGGTTTAGCAAATTCCATAATCTCTGGGGTTACGGAAGTAATTAATAAGTATGGAAAAATCATTGTTTTAGAAGATGATATGGTGACTTCAAGATATTTTCTTAAATATATGAATGAAGCTCTTGAGTATTATGAAAATGAGGATAGAGTTATAAGTATTCACGGTTATATATATCCGGTTAAAAAAGAACTTCCTAACACTTTTTTCATGAAGGGAGCTGATTGCTGGGGATGGGCAACCTGGAAAAGAGGTTGGGACTTATTTGAACATGATGGAAAAAAGTTATTGCAGGAATTAGAAAACAAAAAACTAACTTATGAGTTTGACTTTAATGGATCATATATTTATATTGATATCCTAAAAGCTCAAGTAACAGGAATAAATAGTTCATGGGCAATAAGATGGTATGCTTCTGCTTTTTTAAAAGACAGATTAACTCTTTATCCAGGAAAATCTTTAGTTCAAAATATTGGCTTAGATGGCATTGGAACCCACTGCAAAATAACTAATGTTTATGACAGCAATTTGGCTGATAATAGGATAAAAATAGATTGTATTTCTTTAAAAGAAAATAAATCTGCCAGAAAACAGATAGAAAAATACTTTAGATCAATTAGCTCAAATAGAAAAGGCTTTTGGCATAAAATAAGAAATAACATAAAAAGGATTATAAAAAATGCTTAAGCGGCTTTTTGAAAAAGATAAAAATACCAAATATGGTTTTTGGGGTAATTATAGCAACTGGCAAGAAGCTCAAGAGCATTCTTTAGGTTATGATTCTGCTGAGATTCTTGAAAAGGTCAAAAGCTCTCTTTTGAAAGTTAAAAATGGTGAAGCTATATTTGAAAGAGATTCTGTCTTATTTAACAAAACCGAGTATTCCTGGGGACTTTTAGGAGGTCTATTGTATGCTGCATTAAATAGTGACAATAAGCTTCGAATTTTAGACTTTGGGGGCTCTTTAGGTAGTCATTATTTTCAAAATAAGAACTTATTAACTAACTTGAATGAGATTAAATGGTGTATTGTTGAGCAAAAACACTTTGTGGATTGCGGAAAAGAGCACTTTGAGGATGATATATTAAAGTTTTACTATGATATTGATACTTGTATAAAAGAACAATCGCCAAACGTTATAATATTTTCAAGTGTCTTGCAATATCTTGAAAACCCTTATGAATTATTAGAAAGTGTTATAGATAAAGGAATTAAGTTTATAATTTTTGATAGAACATCATTTACTCTAAAAAATAAAGATATTCTTACAATTCAGAAGGTTCCGCCTGAAGTATATAATGCAAGCTATCCAGCATGGTTTTTTAATAAAAGGAAGTTCTTTGATCTATTTAAAGAGAAATATGAACTTATAGCTGAATTTGATGCATTAGCTGGGCAAATAGAAATTAGAGATAAAAATACAAAAATTCTAGCTCAGGATAAAGGTTTTATATTTAAGAGAAGGTAAGCTGAAAGGTTATTTATGCGTGTTATTGACGAGATTTTAGGCAGAAATGAGTTTATAGAAAATCCACCTGTATTACTTGATATAGGTGCTTCAGGTCAGTTGCACGAAAAATGGAAAGATATAGCAAAACATTCTATCTGCATTGCTTTTGATGCAGATAAAAGAGAAATGTCGTTTGTAGAAAAAGAAACAGATAATTACAAAAAACTGTATGTGTATAACTGTGTAGTATCTGACAAATCATCTGATGAATCAGACTTTTATCTTACAAGATCTCCTTTTTGTTCAAGCATGCTCTATCCAGCCACGAAAAAATTAGAAGATTGGGAATTTGCAGATATTTTTGAAGTAAAAAAGCAAATTAAAATAAAAACTGTAGATTTACCAACTGTGATAAGTGAGTTAAATATACAGAAAATAGATTGGTTTAAGACAGATTCACAGGGAATAGATTTAAGATTGTTTAAAAGTCTAGGTGAAGAAATTATTAATAAGATTTTAGTAGCTGAATTTGAGCCAGGCATTATTGATGCTTATGAAGGAGAAGATAAGTTTGTTGATTTAATGTTGTATATGGATACAAATAATTTCTGGATGTCAGATATAAATATACTGGGTTCAAAAAGATTGAGTAAATATACTCTTGAAAAACTTAGTGAAAAAATCAGTAAGAATATCTTGTCTACTTTAAAAATTTCTCCAGGATGGGTAGAAGTTCTGTATTTTAATGATTTTAAACAAATAGATTTGCTAGATAAAAGGGATTTTTTATTAGGTTGGATTTTTTCAATTATTGAAGGGCAGTATGGTTTTGCACTTGAAATAGCCTTAAAAGGTTTTGAAAAAT
This sequence is a window from Candidatus Melainabacteria bacterium RIFOXYA2_FULL_32_9. Protein-coding genes within it:
- a CDS encoding glycosyl transferase, producing the protein MSLAPIALFVYNRLEHLEKTINALQNNILALDSELYIFSDGAKDEKSSEQVNKIRKYIKTISEFKKIIVIEREKNLGLANSIISGVTEVINKYGKIIVLEDDMVTSRYFLKYMNEALEYYENEDRVISIHGYIYPVKKELPNTFFMKGADCWGWATWKRGWDLFEHDGKKLLQELENKKLTYEFDFNGSYIYIDILKAQVTGINSSWAIRWYASAFLKDRLTLYPGKSLVQNIGLDGIGTHCKITNVYDSNLADNRIKIDCISLKENKSARKQIEKYFRSISSNRKGFWHKIRNNIKRIIKNA
- a CDS encoding methyltransferase, TIGR04325 family — translated: MLKRLFEKDKNTKYGFWGNYSNWQEAQEHSLGYDSAEILEKVKSSLLKVKNGEAIFERDSVLFNKTEYSWGLLGGLLYAALNSDNKLRILDFGGSLGSHYFQNKNLLTNLNEIKWCIVEQKHFVDCGKEHFEDDILKFYYDIDTCIKEQSPNVIIFSSVLQYLENPYELLESVIDKGIKFIIFDRTSFTLKNKDILTIQKVPPEVYNASYPAWFFNKRKFFDLFKEKYELIAEFDALAGQIEIRDKNTKILAQDKGFIFKRR